The genomic segment ACCAAGGAGACCGTGCCGGTCCGCGAGGTCGGCGAGCTGGTACTCCATGGACAAGCCCAGATAACAACTCAAGCCATTCATCTTTGTGCGCACCAGGAAGTCGGCGTTCACTGGATGACGGGAGGTGGACGTTACGTCGGAAGCATGGCGGCGGGCGCCAGCCCAGTGCAGCGCCGAATTCGTCAATACGAGGCGCTTCGTGAGCCAGGCTTTTCTTTCAAGTTGGCCAAGAAGCTTGCGTCTGCCCGATCGGCCAGCCAGTTAGGCTTTTTGCTTCGTGCTTCCCGCGAGAAGGGCCGCAGTTCTCAGGTTGATAACGCCTTAAGAGGAATTCGCGCCGCGTTGAGGACGATGAATCAGACGGAGGGAATCGATAGCCTCCGGGGCTTCGAGGGGGAGGCGGGAAGACTTTATTTTTCTTGGCTGCCGAAGCTGTTAAGGGAAGATCTCGACGAACGCCTCCGCTTTGAAGGTCGCAATCGTCGGCCGCCCCGGGACTGTTTTAATGCTTTACTAAGCTTTGGCTACGCTTTGCTTCATCGAGATGTAATGCAGGCCATCATTGCAGTCGGCTTGGAACCGTCTTTTGGATTTTTCCATACGCCGCGCTCCGCGGCACACCCTCTCGCCCTCGATCTTATGGAGCTGTTTCGCGTTCCGCTGTGGGATATGCCGCTTGTGGCATCCGTGAACCGCCAGCAATGGGACGCCGACGAAGACTTTACGCATGCAGGCGTGCAAGTGTGGTTAAGCGATAAGGGGCGGCAGAAGGCGATCGAGGTCTACGAGCGGCGAAAGGAAGATCAGTGGAAACACCCGGTGACCGGTTACTCGCTTTCATACGCCAGATTGATCGAGCTTGAGTGCCGGCTGCTTGAAAAGGAATGGTCGGGCGAGCCGGGCCTTTTCGCCAGAATGCGGTTGAGGTGACGTATGGCAGAGGAAAAATTCTTGCACCTTGTTTGTTACGACATCCGCGACCCAAAGAGATGGCGACGCGCTTATAAGCTCTTGAAGGGATATGGAAAGAGTCTTCAGTACTCTATCTTCGAATGCCGGATGACAAGGCGCGAGTTGGAGCGAATGCGGTGGGAACTCGAAAAGGAACTGTCAGAGGAAGATAGTTTGATGATTGCAGGGCTCTGCGCCGGATGCCATTCCAAAATTATTGCGAGAAACACAAGAACGGAGTTCCTCCAAGAGGAACCAAGATTTCGAATTTTAGGGGCAGCTTGAGAAAAAGATCGAATCAAGCACATGCCGTTGTTGGTGCTCCAGCCGTAGCGATCGCGCGGTAAGTTGGCTTAGAGGCGCGGCAAAACAGAAAATTGATGGTTGGGACTTACATGAAATGCAAAAAAAGTAGATCAGATTACGGGTTTATAAGGACTAAAAGTGTGCAGGATACAATTTTGCTCAGAGGCTTTTTCAAGAAGAAGGAGGTTCCTGAATCTACTGGAGAATCATCGAATAAAAACAAGGGCTTTCCTGTGCGGCGTGAATGGATCTGAGATGCCGAAAGGCGTTGAGCACGGGATCGACGGCGCGCTGCCGAGGGGGGATCGTTGACGTGAATGGATCTGAGATGCCGAAAGGCGTTGAGCACCTTCCAGACGAGCTGGGCGCACCGCGTCTCGCGAAAGTGAATGGATCTGAGATGCCGAAAGGCGTTGAGCACAAGGAAGTATCGGATCTCGCTGCGGCGCGCGCCGCCGTGAATGGATCTGAGATGCCGAAAGGCGTTGAGCACTGCTCAGGCGCTACGATCGGCGCCACACTTTTTTCTAGTGAATGGATCTGAGATGCCGAAAGGCGTTGAGCACGGTCTGGAGAATCTCAGTTCGACGCACGGGGCTTACTGTGAATGGATCTGAGATGCCGAAAGGCGTTGAGCACAAGAAAATGTTGTTGTTGGTTTTGCTGCTTGGGCGTGAATGGATCTGAGATGCCGAAAGGCGTTGAGCACCTGGAGTTGATCGGCCAGGTGCGCATGGAGTTGGAGGGTGAATGGATCTGAGATGCCGAAAGGCGTTGAGCACTTGGATAAGAATTATGGGAAGAAGTGGAGGAAAAGTGAATGGATCTGAGATGCCGAAAGGCGTTGAGCACAAGGCGCCGGTGTTGCCGAAGCGCCGTGAGGCGTGTGAATGGATCTGAGATGCCGAAAGGCGTTGAGCACGACTCAATTTCATCCAGCCGGGCCAGCAGTTCAAGTGAATGGATCTGAGATGCCGAAAGGCGTTGAGCACGCGGCGAAAATCGAGCAACTTTTAATCAGGCAGGCACTGTGAATGGATCTGAGATGCCGAAAGGCGTTGAGCACAGGACGGTTTCAAAATAGAGCGTTGTGTCGGTACGGGGTGAATGGATCTGAGATGCCGAAAGGCGTTGAGCACCGCTGGATTCTCGTGTTGGAGAACATGGTTCTTTCCTCGTGAATGGATCTGAGATGCCGAAAGGCGTTGAGCACACAATCCGACCCTTCGTGGCCTTCGTGCTCTGCGTGGTGTGAATGGATCTGAGATGCCGAAAGGCGTTGAGCACTGATTGCCGGTGTCAGTTGGCGAATTATTTGCGGCGTGAATGGATCTGAGATGCCGAAAGGCGTTGAGCACATGAAATTGGTTTCGCTATGGGAGTGCATAAAGTGGTGAATGGATCTGAGATGCCGAAAGGCGTTGAGCACCGAGGACACCGCCGCGGGCGATCCGGCGAAATATGCGTGAATGGATCTGAGATGCCGAAAGGCGTTGAGCACTAGCGATAAGGTCGTAGGTGAGAAACGCGGTCGCCTCGTGAATGGATCTGAGATGCCGAAAGGCGTTGAGCACGGTGAGACGGTAGCGGAGCGCGGCTTGCTCTCCTTGTGAATGGATCTGAGATGCCGAAAGGCGTTGAGCACTCGGCGTCGGCGGCGCCCGGATCGGGCACGTGCACGTGAATGGATCTGAGATGCCGAAAGGCGTTGAGCACAAATGAAGTTGACGGCGAGTGGAGGCAATACCCCATGTGAATGGATCTGAGATGCCGAAAGGCGTTGAGCACAATCAGATTCAGGCGATTCGCGGCACCGGCGCGGGTGAATGGATCTGAGATGCCGAAAGGCGTTGAGCACAGGACAACGTCGCCGACAGCGAATGCGCCACCGCCGTGAATGGATCTGAGATGCCGAAAGGCGTTGAGCACTGGCATGAACGCTTCGCTTACGACGATGCGGTAACGTGAATGGATCTGAGATGCCGAAAGGCGTTGAGCACATATAGCGAAAGCTAAAGTATATTGGGGAGATTACAGTGAATGGATCTGAGATGCCGAAAGGCGTTGAGCACAAACAATACCCGTCTCCCGCTGGGTCCACTAGACGTGAATGGATCTGAGATGCCGAAAGGCGTTGAGCACCGATTCTCGCCGACCTGACGGGATCGGGAACCAACGGGGTGAATGGATCTGAGATGCCGAAAGGCGTTGAGCACTCGAGAAAAGGAGTGCCTTGTCAAGCGCATCCAAACCGTGAATGGATCTGAGATGCCGAAAGGCGTTGAGCACTGGATTTTGGCTGTACGCCGAAGTTTGGAATATTGTTGTGAATGGATCTGAGATGCCGAAAGGCGTTGAGCACAAAGCCCGCGCGGAATTTGAGACTCCGCGCGCCCGTGAATGGATCTGAGATGCCGAAAGGCGTTGAGCACGGCTTGATCGAGCCGCCGGCACTCACGAATTGGCAGCGTGAATGGATCTGAGATGCCGAAAGGCGTTGAGCACGGGAAGGATGCATCCAAGTGTCGCATAATTCGAGAAAGTGAATGGATCTGAGATGCCGAAAGGCGTTGAGCACAGATGGTTCGCCGGATCGTAAACATTGACATACCCGTGAATGGATCTGAGATGCCGAAAGGCGTTGAGCACATGAGGTCCGAGCCGTTTTTAAGGCGAGGACCTCGCCGCATTAAGCGCAGAGAACCAGAAGTAACAGGTACCCGCAGGATTGAACAGGTTGGCTAATCTCAAGCTTTCTATTTGACACCCTCTGTGCGGTTTGCGAAGATGGTTCGCAACATGGCCAACCGCACCGAGCCGTCCTCGCGCCACTACGACGAGAAGCTGAAGGATATCCTCAAGCGCTCGGCCAAGATTTTCGCCGAAAAAGGCTTTCATCACACTTCGATTCGAGACATTGCGCGCGAGACCGGCATGAGCCTGGCCGGCTTGTATTATTATTTCCGCACCAAAGAGGAATTGCTCTTCCTGATCCAGGAGCATTGTTTCCTGACGCTGCTGCAACGGTGGGAGCGGGAAGTGAGCCCGGACGCCGACGTGCGCGTGCGCATTCGCGCCTTTGCCGAAAACCACCTGGGCTATTTTCTCCACAACATGCACGAGATGAAGGTCATGGCGCACGAAGATGAGTCTCTGACGGGGGAGTTCGGGGAGAAAGTCCTGGTCCTCAAGCGTCGCTACGTGAAAATCCTGATGGATTTGATCGGCGAGCTGCAAAGACGCGAGAGCGGCCGGGTGATCGATCTCCGCGCCGCGACGTTTTCGCTTTTCGGCATGATGAACTGGATCTACACCTGGTATCATTCCCAGCGCGACCTGCCGCTGCCGCAACTGATCGAGCAGATGCTGAGGATTTATTTCTTCGGCATCCTGCAGGGCGCGGAAGCCGATGAGCCGTGGTTCACCGCGCCTTCATCCGAAACCGGAAAAGAGAAATTTTCTCTCTGGCAAAACCTTCCTTGACGCCGGTCCAATCGACTTCGCCTAACTTCGTTCATCGCCCCTCGCGCCATAGCCCGCCACTGGCGGGGCGTTACGATAGTTATGCTCGTCGCTTGAACCGGCGTAATAAATCGGCACAGGTTTGACTCAGGGCTCGTATCTCTACTATTGTTAGCTCTGCTCAGACTATTGTCTGCTAAGAAGACTTTTTGGAAGAACGAAGAAGAATCATGGTTTCCGTCGGTGGCAAAGCGCCAGAATTCAACTTGAAAGGGATTGACCGGGGAAGCGTCGCCGATTATTCGCTCAAATCCTACCCGGGAAAATGGCTCGTGATCTTTTTTTATCCGGCGGACTTTACCTTCATCTGCCCGACGGAAGTGACGGGGTTCAGCAAAATGGCGCGAGATTTCCGCGCCGAAGAGGCGGAGGTGCTGGGGGTCAGCGTCGATTCGCTGGAGACGCATCGGGCGTGGATCGAAGAGCTGGGCGGCGTCGACTATCCGCTGCTGAGCGACGCGGAAAAAAAGATGAGCCGGGCTTACGGAGTCCTGGACGAGAAAGACGGCGTCAGCCTGCGCGCGACCTTCATCGTCAATCCGGCGCGCGAGGTCGGCTACTTTGTCGTGAGCCACATGAACGTCGGGCGGAGCGTCGAAGAGACGCTCCGCGTGCTCAAGGCGCTCCGCACCGGAAAACTCTGTCCCGCCGAGTGGCAGCCGGGCGGAGCCACCGGGGAATTGCGCCTCAAATACTAGCCAAACGTATTTGAAATTCCCGGATGAAGTTTGGATGACAGAATCGGAAAAGAGATGACTCACGCAAAGACGCAAAGGACGCCAAGTTCGGAGAAAATAGAAAATATTTTTCTTTGCGCTCTTGGCGTCTTGGCGCGATATATTTTGTTAAAGTCGTTTTATTCAAGACCTAAAACCTAAGAAACTAAAGGCGATTGACCCCTAACCCCTTGCCCCTAACGTTCACGTAGTATGGCGCTGGAAGAGATTCAAAAAAAGCGCGAGATCGTCGAAAGCAGGGCGCGCATCCGCGAATTTGTCTTCGGCATTCAAGACGGGCTCATCAGCACGGTCGGACTCCTGGCCGGCGTTCAAGGCGCGACCGAGAACAACCTCGTCGTCGTCATCACCGGTCTCACCGCGATGTTCGCCGGCGCCGTTTCGATGGCGACGGGATCGTATCTGTCGTCCACGGCGCAAAAGCAGATTTTCGACAAGGAGCTGCGCGAGGCGGAGGACCTGGCGGAACGGGAACCGTACCTGGCGGCGGAGGGTTTGCTCCAA from the Candidatus Binatia bacterium genome contains:
- the cas1 gene encoding type I-MYXAN CRISPR-associated endonuclease Cas1 yields the protein TKETVPVREVGELVLHGQAQITTQAIHLCAHQEVGVHWMTGGGRYVGSMAAGASPVQRRIRQYEALREPGFSFKLAKKLASARSASQLGFLLRASREKGRSSQVDNALRGIRAALRTMNQTEGIDSLRGFEGEAGRLYFSWLPKLLREDLDERLRFEGRNRRPPRDCFNALLSFGYALLHRDVMQAIIAVGLEPSFGFFHTPRSAAHPLALDLMELFRVPLWDMPLVASVNRQQWDADEDFTHAGVQVWLSDKGRQKAIEVYERRKEDQWKHPVTGYSLSYARLIELECRLLEKEWSGEPGLFARMRLR
- the cas2 gene encoding CRISPR-associated endonuclease Cas2; this encodes MAEEKFLHLVCYDIRDPKRWRRAYKLLKGYGKSLQYSIFECRMTRRELERMRWELEKELSEEDSLMIAGLCAGCHSKIIARNTRTEFLQEEPRFRILGAA
- a CDS encoding TetR/AcrR family transcriptional regulator — encoded protein: MANRTEPSSRHYDEKLKDILKRSAKIFAEKGFHHTSIRDIARETGMSLAGLYYYFRTKEELLFLIQEHCFLTLLQRWEREVSPDADVRVRIRAFAENHLGYFLHNMHEMKVMAHEDESLTGEFGEKVLVLKRRYVKILMDLIGELQRRESGRVIDLRAATFSLFGMMNWIYTWYHSQRDLPLPQLIEQMLRIYFFGILQGAEADEPWFTAPSSETGKEKFSLWQNLP
- a CDS encoding peroxiredoxin, yielding MVSVGGKAPEFNLKGIDRGSVADYSLKSYPGKWLVIFFYPADFTFICPTEVTGFSKMARDFRAEEAEVLGVSVDSLETHRAWIEELGGVDYPLLSDAEKKMSRAYGVLDEKDGVSLRATFIVNPAREVGYFVVSHMNVGRSVEETLRVLKALRTGKLCPAEWQPGGATGELRLKY